From Variimorphobacter saccharofermentans, one genomic window encodes:
- a CDS encoding DUF3021 family protein produces the protein MDWIKDIGKTFVYITTGSLISAAIFITIFAPESVLTYHILWQIAGLSLICALGNLIFYSPREYGKKQMWVRRIIHYVYVNLVIIVGGYLCEWLETGFFPEILYLLVVVAIIYFAIMYLIFQKDAKIADTLNRKLSRRGSSEEDEN, from the coding sequence ATGGATTGGATTAAAGATATCGGTAAGACCTTTGTCTATATTACCACGGGATCCTTAATAAGTGCTGCTATATTTATTACAATATTTGCACCCGAGTCGGTATTAACCTATCACATATTATGGCAGATAGCTGGTTTATCATTAATATGTGCTCTGGGAAACCTTATATTCTATTCCCCCAGAGAGTATGGTAAAAAACAGATGTGGGTAAGGAGAATTATTCACTATGTCTATGTTAATTTAGTTATTATTGTAGGCGGTTATTTATGCGAATGGCTAGAGACAGGATTTTTCCCGGAGATTCTATATTTACTAGTTGTTGTAGCGATTATATATTTTGCAATAATGTACCTGATCTTTCAAAAGGATGCAAAGATTGCAGACACACTTAATCGAAAGCTTAGCCGTCGTGGGTCATCTGAAGAGGATGAGAATTGA
- a CDS encoding LytTR family DNA-binding domain-containing protein: protein MKIIIEDKKPGEEDHIIIRCSEMNDVLLKFIADMKLSKKKLAGIKDGKITMIDPSNIYYFEGVDNKVFLYCKQDVYETKLKLYEIEEDYKDTEFFRASKSVILNVKKIKSISPAYSGRFEALLFNGETVIISRQYVPELKRKLGLREGV, encoded by the coding sequence ATGAAGATAATAATTGAGGATAAAAAGCCTGGAGAAGAGGATCATATTATTATTCGCTGCAGTGAGATGAATGATGTATTACTCAAATTTATTGCAGATATGAAGCTAAGTAAGAAAAAGCTTGCAGGGATAAAGGACGGAAAGATAACGATGATTGATCCAAGTAATATTTATTACTTTGAAGGTGTGGATAATAAAGTATTTTTATACTGCAAGCAGGACGTGTATGAAACAAAGCTTAAGCTATATGAAATTGAAGAGGATTATAAGGACACAGAATTTTTTAGAGCTTCTAAATCTGTCATACTGAATGTAAAGAAGATAAAGAGTATTAGCCCGGCTTACTCGGGACGCTTTGAAGCGTTGCTTTTTAATGGGGAAACCGTTATTATTTCAAGGCAGTATGTACCCGAGCTTAAAAGGAAACTTGGACTGAGGGAGGGAGTATAA
- a CDS encoding ABC transporter permease encodes MLLLRLIKRNILVYIRDRSNIFFSLLSMLIIIGLMVVFLGKMNADGVVDLLGQYGGNRDAELDRANAEQLVIMWTLAGIVVVNSITITLAMVGIMVEDEVHKKLSSFYVSPINRGIFVIAYVIAAVIMGIIMCIATVVIGEAYIGITGGEVFSAAQFGDIFLKIIIIVFSSSTMVFLLANFVHSQSAFSGLSTIVGTLVGFLSAIYLPMGMLPEKVQLVLKCMPMLYASSFMRETFTTDIINTTFAGLPSEALEGYKEYMGITISWSDKVVGDNFKLAFLIISGIIFIVIAAVLQRKRNVMSR; translated from the coding sequence ATGCTTTTACTCAGATTAATTAAAAGGAACATCTTGGTATATATCAGGGATCGTTCCAATATATTCTTTTCTTTATTATCCATGTTAATTATTATTGGATTAATGGTAGTATTCTTAGGTAAGATGAATGCGGATGGTGTAGTAGATTTACTGGGCCAGTATGGTGGAAATAGGGATGCTGAGCTTGATCGAGCGAATGCGGAGCAGCTGGTAATTATGTGGACCCTGGCTGGAATAGTAGTAGTAAATTCAATAACTATAACTCTGGCTATGGTAGGTATTATGGTGGAAGATGAAGTCCATAAGAAACTTTCAAGCTTTTATGTATCTCCAATAAATCGAGGAATATTTGTAATCGCTTATGTGATAGCTGCGGTTATTATGGGAATTATAATGTGCATAGCGACAGTGGTCATTGGAGAGGCCTATATCGGAATAACAGGTGGAGAGGTATTCTCGGCTGCTCAATTTGGAGATATCTTCTTAAAAATTATTATTATTGTGTTCTCTTCATCCACCATGGTCTTTCTACTGGCGAACTTCGTTCACTCCCAGAGTGCTTTTTCTGGGCTAAGTACAATCGTAGGTACTTTAGTAGGTTTTCTGTCTGCAATTTATCTTCCTATGGGAATGCTTCCGGAGAAGGTACAGCTTGTATTAAAATGCATGCCCATGCTATACGCATCCTCCTTTATGAGGGAAACGTTTACCACAGATATAATCAATACCACCTTTGCAGGATTGCCTTCGGAAGCCTTGGAGGGCTATAAGGAATATATGGGTATTACAATATCCTGGAGCGACAAAGTAGTAGGCGATAATTTTAAGCTGGCATTCTTGATAATTAGTGGTATAATTTTCATAGTGATAGCTGCGGTTTTGCAAAGAAAGCGAAATGTAATGAGCAGATAG
- a CDS encoding ABC transporter ATP-binding protein, whose protein sequence is MEDIIQVNHLKRYFKDIKAVDDISFKVKKGQLYGFLGVNGAGKSTTINMLCTLLPRQEGEVTICGHRLGKKDREIRSKIGVVFQDNTLDNRLTIKENLVIRAGLYHNNNKEIMANLDYVCDVLGIGDLLKRQFNKLSGGQKRRCEIARALMNRPELLFLDEPTTGLDPQTRQSVWSSIEALQKEVGMTVFLTTHYMEEAAKAQYISIMEAGKLVANGTPFELKEKYAHDILKLVPQDFDELAKVLNEQNISSEKRTNHIRVIIQDSLHGLEILNRVKEYLKSYEVIQGTMDDVFLNITGKSL, encoded by the coding sequence ATGGAAGATATTATTCAGGTTAATCATCTAAAGCGATATTTCAAAGATATAAAAGCGGTGGATGACATTAGCTTTAAGGTAAAAAAAGGTCAGCTATATGGTTTCCTCGGTGTAAACGGGGCTGGAAAATCTACAACAATCAATATGCTATGTACCTTACTTCCCAGACAGGAAGGAGAGGTCACAATATGTGGACACCGTCTGGGAAAGAAAGACCGTGAGATTCGCAGCAAAATCGGAGTTGTATTTCAGGATAACACATTGGATAACCGACTCACCATAAAGGAAAACCTGGTGATCAGAGCAGGTCTTTATCATAATAACAATAAAGAAATCATGGCTAACTTGGATTATGTTTGTGATGTTTTGGGCATCGGGGACTTACTTAAAAGACAGTTTAATAAGCTGTCAGGAGGGCAAAAACGACGCTGTGAAATAGCCAGAGCCCTGATGAACCGCCCAGAGTTATTATTTTTGGATGAACCTACTACTGGTTTAGATCCGCAGACCAGACAAAGTGTATGGTCCAGCATTGAAGCCCTGCAAAAGGAAGTGGGGATGACCGTATTCTTAACCACTCATTATATGGAGGAGGCAGCGAAAGCGCAGTATATCTCTATTATGGAAGCAGGTAAACTGGTAGCCAATGGTACACCATTTGAGTTGAAGGAAAAGTATGCACACGATATCCTAAAGTTGGTTCCACAGGATTTTGACGAACTAGCGAAAGTCCTTAATGAACAGAACATATCCAGCGAAAAAAGGACGAATCACATTCGTGTCATAATTCAGGATTCTTTACATGGCCTTGAGATTTTAAACCGTGTGAAAGAATATCTAAAATCATATGAGGTAATTCAGGGAACCATGGACGATGTATTTCTAAATATCACAGGAAAGAGTTTATAG
- a CDS encoding sensor histidine kinase has protein sequence MLDIIRKILQKIILPIRKKKEEFLSNFRFSMAFRISMAYLRLLLTHGILFMAGFFLLYMLSEKAKYDQMSQDIIVSITDMDGAKCVNPYYMLGLSMRITNTDTGEELYNDISYFPAEEKAFFNRIYYNRKDRGHILIIDSEEKFTLQGVTYLAQFQYDLTRSYIDFFSLLWKMVLLYLGIVCLIIRKGIRSDIRLFEPLRIMSATANRLTVNNLHSERLNIEGTKNELKDLATVINAMLDRIETSYESQKQFVSDASHELRTPIAVIQGYANLLNRWGTTNEEVLHESIEAIQNEARSMQDLVEKLLFLSRHDKKTLKLTKKRFNMRLLIEDMVKETKLVAANRIINAPIMEDVIVYGDKQSIKQAIRIFIDNAVKYTKDGDEITILCQKINEDCVITIQDTGIGMTRNDVDHIFDRFYRSDNVRNQNISGHGLGLSLAKLIILAHTGKIKVRSQYKKGSSFIITLPKRRF, from the coding sequence TTGTTAGATATTATACGAAAGATATTACAAAAAATTATACTCCCGATCAGAAAGAAAAAAGAGGAGTTTCTTAGTAATTTTCGTTTTTCCATGGCATTTCGTATATCCATGGCCTACCTACGCCTATTACTGACCCATGGAATTTTATTTATGGCAGGTTTCTTTCTATTATATATGCTATCGGAAAAGGCTAAATACGATCAGATGTCCCAGGATATCATAGTCTCCATAACGGATATGGATGGTGCAAAATGTGTGAATCCATATTATATGTTAGGGCTTTCTATGAGAATTACCAATACCGATACGGGAGAGGAACTTTATAACGATATCTCCTATTTTCCGGCTGAAGAAAAAGCCTTTTTTAATAGAATCTACTATAATCGTAAAGATAGAGGACATATCCTAATTATTGATTCTGAGGAGAAATTCACCCTACAGGGGGTAACTTATCTGGCTCAGTTTCAATATGATTTAACTCGTAGCTATATAGACTTTTTCTCTCTATTGTGGAAGATGGTTCTTTTATATCTTGGCATTGTATGCCTTATTATTCGAAAGGGAATACGCAGTGATATCCGGCTCTTTGAACCGCTCCGTATTATGTCTGCCACAGCCAATCGATTAACCGTGAACAATTTGCATAGTGAGCGGCTAAATATCGAGGGAACCAAGAATGAGCTAAAGGATTTAGCAACCGTAATTAATGCCATGCTGGATCGCATTGAGACCTCCTATGAAAGTCAAAAGCAGTTTGTGTCGGATGCATCACATGAATTAAGAACCCCAATAGCAGTGATTCAGGGCTATGCAAATCTTCTCAACCGATGGGGTACTACGAATGAAGAGGTGTTGCATGAATCGATTGAAGCAATACAAAATGAAGCACGGTCAATGCAGGATTTGGTTGAAAAGCTGCTATTTCTGTCCCGCCATGATAAGAAAACCTTGAAATTAACGAAAAAGCGATTTAACATGCGTTTACTAATCGAAGACATGGTAAAGGAGACGAAACTGGTTGCTGCGAATCGGATCATTAATGCCCCGATTATGGAAGATGTGATTGTATATGGGGATAAGCAGTCCATAAAACAGGCAATTCGTATATTTATTGATAACGCAGTAAAATATACCAAAGACGGAGACGAAATAACGATTCTGTGTCAAAAGATAAATGAGGATTGCGTAATTACAATTCAAGATACCGGAATCGGTATGACCAGAAACGATGTGGATCATATCTTCGATCGTTTCTATCGATCTGATAATGTCAGAAATCAGAATATCAGTGGTCACGGATTGGGGCTATCCCTGGCAAAATTAATTATTCTTGCCCATACAGGGAAGATTAAAGTTCGATCTCAGTATAAAAAGGGTTCCAGCTTTATCATTACATTGCCCAAAAGAAGATTTTAG
- a CDS encoding response regulator transcription factor — MAKILIVEDELKIARFLELELKHEGYEVLLAGDGRIGLEKALKENPDLIILDIMLPGLSGIEVCRRVRLESQVPIIMLTAKDDVTDKVAGLDMGADDYMTKPFAIEELLARIRVALNRKKQMSEPKGDILQIGQVTLNLKSHSAFYGEDELVLTKKEYELLEYLMKNKNVALTREQLLNNVWDYEYFGDTNVVDVYIRYLRQKIDEKYNVRLISTVRGVGYIIKD, encoded by the coding sequence GTGGCAAAGATTTTAATTGTAGAGGACGAATTAAAGATTGCTCGCTTTTTGGAATTAGAATTAAAACATGAAGGATATGAGGTTTTACTGGCAGGAGATGGAAGAATAGGGTTGGAGAAGGCATTGAAAGAGAATCCCGACCTGATTATATTAGACATTATGCTTCCGGGCTTAAGTGGAATTGAAGTATGTCGAAGAGTTCGATTGGAATCTCAGGTACCGATTATAATGCTAACGGCGAAAGATGATGTGACAGATAAGGTTGCAGGACTAGATATGGGAGCCGATGATTATATGACAAAGCCATTTGCCATTGAAGAATTGCTTGCCAGAATTAGAGTAGCTCTAAATAGAAAGAAGCAAATGTCAGAACCAAAAGGGGATATACTTCAGATCGGTCAGGTCACCTTGAATTTAAAAAGTCATAGTGCCTTTTATGGAGAGGATGAACTGGTACTAACGAAGAAAGAGTACGAGCTACTGGAATATCTGATGAAGAATAAGAACGTTGCGTTAACAAGGGAACAGCTTTTGAACAATGTATGGGATTATGAATATTTTGGCGATACCAACGTTGTCGATGTTTATATCCGCTATTTACGACAAAAAATTGATGAAAAGTACAATGTGAGATTAATCTCTACTGTTCGAGGTGTAGGCTATATCATTAAAGATTAG
- the tkt gene encoding transketolase, whose amino-acid sequence MSNIDTMSVNAIRVLSADGVQKANSGHPGLPLGAAAMAYELWAKHMKHNPMNPKWENRDRFILSGGHGSMLLYSLLHLFGYGLTKEDLASFRQDGSLTPGHPEYGHTVGVEATTGPLGAGMAMAVGMAMGEAHLAAMFNKEGYPVVDHYTYVLGGDGCMMEGITSEAMSLAGTLGLGKLIVLYDSNKISIEGSTDIAFTEDVKKRFEAFGFQTLVVEDGNDLAEIGAAIEAAKADKSRPTMITVKTKIGFGSPREGMASAHGEPLGADNVRALKEKLGWTNLDEFYVPDEVYENLNSIKKELAKDEAEWNQMFENYSKAYPEMRKLWDQYYDDTVADDLINNDDFWAFADKPEATRNLSGQIINKLKNYLPNLIGGAADLAPSTKTYMSDMGDFSKDNYAGRNLHFGVRELAMAAMGNGLMLHGGLKAYVSTFFVFSDYVKPMARLSALMGLPLTFVLTHDSIGVGEDGPTHEPIEQLAMLRAMPNFTVFRPADATECAAAWYYAVTSRKTPTALVLTRQNLPQLAGSSKEALKGGYIISDSKKSVPDAIIMASGSEVELGINAQAELAKEGVDVRVVSIPSMDLYEAQSDEYKESVMPKSVRARVAVEAATDFGWGKYVGLDGTTVTMKGFGASAPAGVLFKKFGFTTENVVKAVKSVL is encoded by the coding sequence ATGAGCAATATCGACACAATGTCAGTAAATGCGATAAGAGTATTATCTGCTGATGGTGTTCAAAAAGCCAATTCCGGTCATCCCGGTCTACCTTTGGGTGCTGCGGCTATGGCATATGAATTATGGGCAAAACACATGAAACATAATCCGATGAATCCAAAATGGGAAAACAGAGACCGTTTTATCTTATCGGGTGGACATGGTTCCATGTTGTTATACTCTTTATTACATTTATTCGGATATGGTCTGACTAAGGAGGATTTAGCATCATTTCGCCAGGACGGATCATTAACTCCCGGACATCCTGAATATGGACACACGGTTGGTGTAGAAGCAACTACCGGTCCTTTAGGAGCAGGTATGGCTATGGCAGTAGGTATGGCAATGGGCGAAGCTCACTTGGCAGCAATGTTCAATAAGGAAGGCTATCCGGTTGTTGATCATTATACCTATGTACTTGGTGGAGACGGATGTATGATGGAGGGCATCACTTCTGAAGCAATGTCTTTAGCAGGTACTCTTGGACTTGGAAAATTAATTGTTTTATATGATAGTAATAAAATTTCCATCGAAGGAAGCACGGATATTGCTTTCACCGAGGATGTTAAGAAAAGATTTGAAGCCTTTGGTTTCCAGACACTTGTAGTAGAAGACGGTAATGATCTTGCTGAAATTGGTGCAGCTATTGAAGCAGCAAAAGCTGATAAATCAAGACCTACTATGATTACGGTAAAGACTAAGATTGGTTTTGGAAGCCCTAGAGAAGGTATGGCAAGTGCCCATGGAGAGCCTCTTGGAGCAGATAATGTCAGAGCTCTGAAAGAAAAGCTTGGATGGACAAACCTTGATGAGTTCTATGTTCCGGATGAAGTTTATGAGAATTTGAATTCCATTAAGAAGGAGCTCGCTAAGGATGAAGCAGAATGGAATCAAATGTTTGAAAACTATTCTAAAGCTTATCCTGAGATGAGAAAATTATGGGATCAATATTATGATGATACAGTAGCAGATGATCTGATCAATAATGATGATTTCTGGGCATTTGCTGACAAGCCGGAGGCAACTAGAAATCTTTCCGGACAGATTATTAATAAATTAAAGAACTATCTTCCGAATTTAATTGGTGGAGCAGCAGATTTAGCTCCATCTACAAAGACCTATATGAGTGACATGGGAGATTTTTCAAAGGATAATTATGCAGGCCGTAATCTTCACTTTGGTGTAAGAGAATTAGCTATGGCAGCAATGGGTAATGGTTTAATGCTGCATGGTGGTTTAAAAGCTTATGTATCAACCTTCTTTGTGTTCAGTGATTACGTGAAGCCTATGGCAAGATTATCCGCATTAATGGGTCTGCCATTAACATTTGTATTGACCCACGACAGTATCGGTGTTGGAGAAGATGGTCCTACTCATGAACCCATTGAACAGCTGGCTATGCTGCGCGCTATGCCGAATTTCACTGTATTCAGACCGGCGGATGCAACCGAATGTGCAGCTGCTTGGTATTATGCAGTAACCTCTCGTAAGACACCTACTGCATTAGTATTAACTCGTCAGAATCTTCCTCAATTAGCTGGATCTTCTAAGGAAGCATTAAAGGGTGGCTATATCATCTCTGATTCCAAGAAGTCAGTTCCGGATGCCATTATTATGGCAAGCGGATCCGAGGTTGAGCTTGGTATTAATGCACAAGCAGAGCTTGCAAAAGAGGGCGTTGATGTAAGAGTGGTAAGTATTCCTTCTATGGATTTATATGAGGCTCAATCAGATGAATATAAAGAAAGCGTTATGCCAAAGAGTGTTAGAGCGAGAGTTGCTGTTGAAGCAGCTACTGACTTTGGATGGGGCAAGTATGTAGGATTAGACGGAACCACTGTTACAATGAAGGGATTTGGTGCTTCTGCACCTGCCGGAGTACTCTTTAAGAAATTTGGCTTTACCACAGAGAATGTAGTAAAAGCCGTAAAGAGTGTTTTATAA
- the fsa gene encoding fructose-6-phosphate aldolase: MRLFIDTANVEEIRKANDLGVICGVTTNPSLIAKEGRDFVEVIKEITSIVDGPISGEVKATTEKAEDMIAEGREIAKIHPNMVVKIPMTLEGLKATKVLSQEGIKTNVTLIFTANQALLAARAGATYVSPFVGRLDDVSTTGTDLIRTISEIFNIYDIDSQIIAASVRNPIHITECALAGADIATVPYSVIEQCTKHPLTTAGIEKFQQDYRAVFGE; encoded by the coding sequence ATGAGACTTTTTATTGACACAGCAAATGTTGAAGAAATTAGAAAAGCAAATGATTTAGGAGTTATTTGTGGTGTAACAACGAATCCATCTTTGATTGCTAAGGAAGGTAGAGATTTCGTTGAGGTAATTAAGGAAATTACCAGCATAGTAGATGGACCAATCAGTGGTGAAGTAAAAGCAACTACCGAAAAGGCAGAAGATATGATTGCAGAGGGTAGAGAAATTGCTAAAATTCATCCTAACATGGTAGTTAAAATTCCTATGACATTAGAAGGCTTAAAGGCAACAAAGGTGTTATCACAGGAAGGTATTAAGACAAACGTAACCTTAATTTTCACCGCAAATCAAGCTTTATTAGCAGCAAGAGCGGGTGCAACTTATGTTTCTCCTTTTGTTGGGCGTTTAGATGATGTTTCAACAACTGGTACTGATTTGATTCGAACCATTTCAGAAATTTTCAACATTTATGATATTGATTCACAGATCATTGCAGCAAGTGTACGTAACCCTATTCATATTACAGAATGTGCATTAGCAGGTGCTGATATTGCAACCGTACCTTACAGTGTAATCGAGCAATGCACAAAGCATCCATTAACTACAGCAGGAATTGAGAAATTCCAGCAGGATTATCGTGCAGTATTTGGAGAGTAA
- a CDS encoding bifunctional diguanylate cyclase/phosphodiesterase: MKLTLPKNRIAPLIIFAVFSILLLLVLGLYHLNRTSQYSMRTRLDSYETVSNDIVEMIKHTIESNYQTIQNSANLIAKAGELDKENISILLSLLSENSTYVDIAIVGLDGKGYNIAGQEIDISQEACFTSAKNGKINSSEEISYTSDNVPVNHYAVPIMEEGRSKGVLFVSIKAQIYSHALVENEYTHNSFVYLINKDKKLVSYMNDSKIEDFNYDEIIAQGFFIEDYDNMSSIKSPDGLILKGNNAHQPYIWDKKPLGINDWSVLIGWEDVTDPLSNNILRLTNLVWVIVSGILCILFLLMIITQSRTNRKIVKVLYLDPVTGGDNWYKFRMNVSKVLNSRQFTKKKFALINFDVNRFKIINDAYGYHKGDEVLKDIYLVIKKWVRQGELFTRYAADQFYILMAYQEEEEIKDRIHELNDRIHQRPYMSSAKIYFGVYYITERLDYSIDRMGEFAGVAKNNIKGNSEEIISYFDDVTRRRLLKEEEIEKSMNEALKNEEFQVYLQPKYALQEETISGAEALVRWFSSNGSVISPGLFIPVFEKNGFITELDLYMIHKVCGILRNWLDKGYKPLPISVNISRLHFANEHLADIINEIVDNYVIPHDLIELELTESAFLQNKETLINTVIRLRQYGFMVSMDDFGAGYSSLNSLKDLPLDIVKLDGELFRITDEVERGLTVIRNTITMAKDLHMQVVAECIETRDQVEFLCTVGCDIIQGYYYAKPMPVDQFEKQYLLL, encoded by the coding sequence ATGAAGCTTACTTTACCAAAAAACAGAATTGCTCCGTTGATTATATTTGCTGTTTTCAGCATACTATTACTACTTGTTCTAGGATTGTATCATTTAAATCGTACATCACAATACAGTATGAGGACAAGATTAGATAGTTATGAAACTGTATCCAATGATATTGTAGAAATGATAAAGCACACCATAGAAAGTAATTATCAGACAATCCAGAATTCTGCTAATTTGATAGCAAAAGCAGGTGAACTTGATAAAGAAAATATCTCCATTCTTTTGTCACTTCTTTCAGAAAACAGCACGTATGTAGACATTGCTATCGTTGGGCTGGATGGCAAAGGGTACAACATAGCTGGTCAGGAGATTGATATTTCACAGGAAGCGTGCTTTACCAGTGCTAAAAATGGAAAGATCAACTCATCCGAGGAAATATCTTATACCAGCGACAATGTTCCCGTGAATCATTACGCAGTTCCAATCATGGAAGAGGGTAGATCAAAAGGTGTTTTATTTGTCAGCATAAAAGCACAGATTTATTCTCATGCATTAGTTGAGAATGAATATACACATAATAGTTTCGTATATCTGATCAATAAGGATAAGAAATTAGTATCTTATATGAATGACAGTAAGATTGAGGACTTCAACTATGATGAGATCATAGCCCAAGGCTTTTTTATTGAAGACTATGATAATATGTCATCCATAAAAAGCCCTGATGGACTCATATTAAAAGGGAATAATGCACATCAGCCATATATTTGGGATAAAAAACCGTTAGGTATTAATGACTGGTCAGTACTAATCGGCTGGGAAGATGTTACGGATCCATTAAGTAATAACATCCTAAGATTAACTAATCTGGTTTGGGTAATTGTTAGTGGTATATTATGTATTTTATTTTTACTGATGATAATTACACAAAGTAGAACCAATCGTAAGATCGTAAAGGTACTTTACTTAGACCCTGTAACCGGCGGTGATAACTGGTATAAATTTCGCATGAATGTAAGTAAAGTTTTAAACAGCAGGCAGTTTACGAAGAAAAAATTTGCATTGATTAATTTTGATGTTAATCGTTTTAAGATTATAAACGATGCCTATGGTTATCATAAGGGAGATGAAGTATTAAAGGATATCTATTTAGTTATTAAGAAATGGGTAAGACAGGGTGAGCTATTTACAAGATATGCAGCAGATCAGTTTTATATTTTAATGGCATATCAGGAGGAAGAAGAGATTAAGGATCGTATTCACGAGCTGAATGATCGAATCCATCAAAGACCATATATGAGCTCAGCAAAAATATACTTTGGAGTATATTATATAACTGAACGTCTGGATTATTCTATTGACCGTATGGGTGAATTTGCAGGAGTTGCGAAAAACAATATTAAAGGTAATTCTGAAGAAATCATCTCATATTTTGATGATGTTACGAGAAGAAGACTTTTAAAAGAAGAAGAAATTGAAAAATCAATGAATGAGGCTCTCAAAAACGAAGAGTTTCAGGTTTATTTGCAACCTAAGTATGCTTTACAGGAAGAGACGATATCGGGTGCAGAGGCACTTGTTCGCTGGTTTAGCAGTAATGGCTCAGTAATATCTCCTGGGTTATTTATACCTGTTTTTGAAAAAAATGGTTTTATTACAGAACTCGATTTATATATGATTCATAAAGTGTGTGGAATCCTTCGTAATTGGCTGGACAAAGGCTATAAACCATTACCCATATCGGTTAATATTTCAAGGCTACATTTTGCTAATGAACATTTGGCTGATATAATTAATGAAATTGTAGATAATTATGTTATACCCCATGATTTAATCGAACTAGAATTGACAGAAAGTGCATTTCTTCAAAATAAAGAAACACTGATTAACACAGTAATTCGATTAAGACAATATGGCTTTATGGTATCAATGGATGATTTTGGAGCAGGGTACTCTTCGTTAAATTCATTGAAAGATTTACCCCTGGATATTGTAAAGCTGGATGGAGAATTATTCCGTATTACAGATGAGGTGGAGCGTGGCCTTACTGTAATTCGCAATACAATAACAATGGCAAAGGACTTACATATGCAGGTTGTTGCTGAATGCATAGAGACAAGGGATCAGGTAGAGTTTTTGTGTACAGTGGGATGTGATATCATCCAAGGATATTATTATGCAAAACCGATGCCTGTAGATCAGTTCGAAAAGCAATATTTACTCTTATAA
- a CDS encoding NAD-dependent protein deacylase: MPEKITLLKKWISESSNIVFFGGAGVSTESGIPDFRSTDGLYHMKYAFPPETILSHHFFMERTKEFYDFYRDKMIYADAKPNITHKKLRELEEKGKLKGIVTQNIDGLHQMAGNVEVLELHGSILRNYCMKCGRFFNLDYIKQQQGIPHCDCGGIIKPDVVLYEEGLDDQVINRSLELISNSEILIVGGTSLSVYPAAGLIRYYRGNKLVLINKDKTAYDGEADLLINTRLGEVFQQL, translated from the coding sequence ATTCCTGAAAAGATTACACTTTTAAAAAAATGGATTTCAGAAAGCAGCAATATTGTTTTCTTTGGTGGAGCTGGAGTTTCAACTGAAAGTGGTATACCGGACTTTCGAAGTACGGATGGTTTATATCATATGAAATACGCATTTCCACCTGAGACGATATTAAGCCATCATTTTTTTATGGAGAGAACAAAGGAGTTCTATGATTTTTATCGTGATAAGATGATTTATGCAGATGCGAAACCTAATATCACACATAAAAAACTAAGAGAGTTAGAGGAAAAAGGAAAGCTAAAAGGAATCGTCACGCAAAATATTGATGGTCTTCATCAAATGGCAGGAAATGTTGAGGTATTAGAACTTCACGGCTCTATTTTACGTAATTATTGTATGAAATGTGGGCGCTTTTTCAATTTGGATTATATAAAGCAACAACAAGGAATACCTCACTGCGATTGTGGAGGGATCATAAAGCCAGATGTTGTATTATATGAAGAAGGCCTGGATGATCAGGTGATAAATAGATCGTTAGAGTTAATCAGTAATTCGGAAATATTAATAGTTGGAGGCACATCTCTCAGTGTATATCCTGCAGCAGGATTAATTCGATATTATAGGGGTAATAAATTAGTATTAATTAATAAAGATAAAACTGCTTACGACGGTGAGGCAGACCTATTAATTAATACGAGACTGGGAGAAGTATTTCAACAATTATAA